The Methanobrevibacter sp. genome contains a region encoding:
- a CDS encoding type II CAAX prenyl endopeptidase Rce1 family protein → MGNDFFKFEENDLDFPFYNGKPSVSIIGWAVLTFGVILTIAFYFGLAAYIPGYEHWPFPLAAIVDILIILIPLAYCCKGKLGLIIKMPKLKDMKVVILCAIAYLVSTMAINMILEMFGVVGTSNPLGEAAAAAPLLVTVDLLVSLFGEELFKITIFLIVMAAAYHVTKNRKNSIIVGIVGACILFGLIHMPTYDFNIAQCMLLIGIGCVFHICPYVKTKNIVNSYITHLMIDFVIFLPFMIMGAM, encoded by the coding sequence ATGGGCAATGATTTTTTTAAATTTGAGGAAAATGATTTGGATTTTCCATTTTATAACGGTAAACCGTCAGTTTCAATAATAGGATGGGCGGTATTGACGTTTGGAGTAATATTGACAATCGCATTCTATTTTGGACTGGCAGCATATATTCCAGGATATGAGCATTGGCCGTTTCCATTGGCAGCTATTGTGGACATTCTGATTATCTTGATACCATTGGCGTACTGCTGCAAGGGAAAATTGGGCCTGATTATTAAAATGCCAAAATTAAAGGACATGAAGGTAGTAATATTATGTGCAATAGCTTATTTAGTCTCTACAATGGCGATTAACATGATATTGGAGATGTTTGGAGTTGTTGGAACAAGCAATCCTCTGGGTGAAGCGGCAGCTGCAGCTCCGCTATTGGTCACAGTCGATCTGCTGGTCTCATTGTTTGGTGAGGAATTATTTAAAATCACCATATTCCTGATAGTTATGGCAGCGGCTTATCACGTCACAAAAAACAGGAAAAATTCAATTATTGTAGGAATTGTGGGTGCATGCATATTGTTCGGTTTGATTCATATGCCAACCTATGACTTCAATATTGCGCAATGCATGTTGCTCATAGGCATCGGTTGCGTATTCCACATATGCCCATATGTTAAAACAAAAAATATCGTGAACTCATACATTACACATCTCATGATAGATTTTGTGATATTCCTGCCGTTCATGATAATGGGGGCAATGTAG
- a CDS encoding XkdF-like putative serine protease domain-containing protein, giving the protein MTAITNNIVKQQPDGSVILTAPVMIPGVPDCDFSRGEPPLTVEQINYFEKTYHDYRLNDEEHKFQFTGETIGDPVESFILDKDTSFTLLNGSQKSYPRGTWMLSSMITDPEAVQTAF; this is encoded by the coding sequence TTGACTGCTATCACTAACAATATTGTTAAACAACAACCAGATGGTTCAGTTATACTCACCGCTCCCGTCATGATACCTGGAGTACCGGATTGTGATTTTAGCCGTGGTGAACCTCCTTTAACCGTTGAACAAATAAACTATTTTGAAAAAACTTACCATGATTACCGATTAAACGATGAGGAACATAAGTTCCAGTTTACCGGAGAAACCATCGGAGACCCTGTTGAATCTTTTATTTTGGACAAGGACACTAGTTTTACATTATTAAACGGTTCTCAAAAATCATACCCTCGCGGTACTTGGATGTTGTCATCCATGATTACTGACCCCGAAGCAGTGCAAACTGCGTTTTAA
- a CDS encoding methylated-DNA--[protein]-cysteine S-methyltransferase — translation MHYSTDYKSPIGDMLIVSDGEAICGVWFYGQKHFLSSISGDIVENDDLAIFRKVKDWLDDYFNGLNPDIDFKLKPKGSEFRVKVWKVLSEIPYGETSTYGEIASKISPEMSAQAVGGAVGHNQISILIPCHRVIGSNGKLTGYAAGIDKKAALLKLEKSII, via the coding sequence ATGCACTATTCAACGGATTACAAATCACCTATAGGGGACATGCTGATTGTAAGTGACGGCGAAGCTATTTGCGGCGTTTGGTTTTACGGCCAAAAGCATTTCTTATCATCAATTTCTGGAGATATTGTTGAAAATGATGATTTGGCTATTTTTAGAAAAGTCAAGGACTGGCTTGACGATTACTTTAACGGCTTGAATCCTGACATTGATTTCAAGCTGAAACCCAAAGGCAGCGAATTTAGAGTGAAAGTCTGGAAAGTGCTGTCTGAAATCCCGTATGGCGAAACATCAACCTATGGAGAAATTGCATCCAAGATATCGCCTGAAATGTCTGCTCAGGCGGTTGGAGGGGCCGTAGGGCATAATCAGATTTCAATCCTGATACCTTGCCACAGGGTGATAGGTTCAAACGGAAAGCTAACGGGCTATGCGGCAGGAATCGATAAAAAGGCAGCTTTGCTGAAATTGGAAAAAAGCATAATTTGA
- a CDS encoding phage minor head protein, translating into MSILKEKLVTNHMLLDYFDMWDEFDITKVEDPKTIRYYDLIMNLLDSQIDASIRWLESEEARDYFFGEAEYQVEVFQSLEDEWDSILEGKYPSVEALLNEVYRRGKAKGYTDMREHIKYTEADKQAIKIARDYNYHLISKIDNDTRIQIKNKINEAVIAGEHPYTVAPKILSIAGERLEGSNFTPRQRATMIARTEISRVQNTGILQSYINEGYIEVKLLTAEDNNVCQLCLRYAFEFNDDDNITFANRGEERVHNIIKLIKNGKFPPFHPLCRCTYLSVWESKGEPPEEPYIVDLTPLEFKDLSNHRYTGEFMGLDPSKIPSEYPIIIKDNMLGFDQYVRNGKWKSREYGYVINLTTGKVSDYVTNYEENHVTLSSEHLSFYKNNDVFSAHSHISLEPFNFEDFYEALKNEDINMKGMMVHTPKDIFIVEFGQNAKNNVNDIVNAAYDDYKNMMQRKLNNPTVEFGAEALWDNYLNNEVLNKYMSFRRVSKDD; encoded by the coding sequence ATGTCTATTCTTAAAGAGAAGCTCGTCACTAATCATATGTTATTGGATTACTTTGACATGTGGGATGAATTCGACATCACTAAAGTTGAAGATCCAAAAACTATCCGATATTATGATTTGATAATGAATTTATTGGATAGTCAGATTGATGCAAGTATACGTTGGTTAGAATCTGAAGAAGCAAGAGATTATTTCTTCGGTGAAGCAGAATACCAAGTTGAAGTATTCCAATCATTGGAAGATGAATGGGATAGTATACTTGAGGGTAAATATCCTAGTGTTGAAGCATTGCTTAATGAAGTTTATCGTAGAGGCAAAGCCAAAGGTTACACTGATATGCGAGAGCATATCAAGTATACTGAAGCAGATAAACAAGCTATTAAAATAGCGAGAGATTACAATTATCATTTAATAAGTAAAATAGACAATGATACTCGAATCCAAATAAAAAATAAAATTAATGAAGCAGTTATTGCAGGTGAACACCCTTACACTGTTGCTCCAAAAATACTAAGTATTGCAGGGGAAAGACTTGAAGGATCTAACTTCACACCTAGACAAAGAGCAACAATGATTGCGAGAACTGAAATATCAAGAGTGCAAAATACTGGAATACTACAATCATATATCAATGAAGGTTATATTGAAGTTAAACTTTTAACTGCTGAAGATAATAATGTTTGCCAACTATGTTTAAGATATGCTTTTGAATTCAACGATGATGATAATATAACTTTTGCGAATCGTGGAGAAGAAAGAGTTCACAATATCATCAAACTAATTAAAAATGGGAAGTTCCCACCATTCCATCCATTATGCAGATGCACATACCTAAGTGTATGGGAAAGTAAAGGTGAACCTCCAGAAGAACCTTATATTGTAGATTTAACCCCATTGGAATTTAAAGATTTATCCAATCATCGTTATACTGGAGAGTTTATGGGGTTGGATCCCTCTAAAATTCCTTCAGAGTATCCTATTATTATTAAGGATAATATGTTGGGGTTCGATCAATATGTTAGAAATGGTAAATGGAAATCTCGTGAATATGGTTATGTAATTAATTTAACAACTGGGAAAGTTAGTGATTATGTTACAAATTATGAAGAAAATCATGTGACTTTAAGTTCTGAACATCTATCATTTTATAAGAATAATGATGTATTCTCTGCACATAGTCATATAAGTCTTGAACCTTTCAACTTTGAGGATTTTTATGAAGCTTTGAAGAATGAAGATATTAATATGAAAGGCATGATGGTCCATACCCCTAAAGATATTTTCATAGTGGAATTTGGTCAGAATGCAAAAAATAATGTTAATGATATTGTAAATGCTGCTTATGATGATTATAAGAATATGATGCAGCGAAAATTGAATAATCCTACTGTAGAATTTGGGGCTGAGGCTCTTTGGGATAATTATTTAAATAATGAAGTACTAAATAAATATATGAGTTTTAGGAGAGTTTCTAAAGATGACTAA
- the cfbC gene encoding Ni-sirohydrochlorin a,c-diamide reductive cyclase ATP-dependent reductase subunit gives MIKKIAIYGKGGIGKSTTVANLSAVWASDDLNCLVIGCDPKADTTRTLYGKRIPTVVNTLKDNRAPEKDDLVFTGFKGIQCVESGGPEPGVGCAGRGVIVAMKRLEKLDIFNDDLDVVVYDVLGDVVCGGFSVPLREKYADEVLIVTSGEYMSLYAANNIVRGVKKLKGNLSGIVCNCRNVEREEEIVNEFAEKIGTHVVGTIHRSNLIQDAELDAKTVVEKYPESEEAQEYRDLASSIMSNENVSTPEPMDDEEFEEFFKFYRD, from the coding sequence ATGATTAAGAAAATAGCCATTTACGGAAAGGGTGGAATAGGAAAAAGCACAACAGTGGCTAACCTGTCTGCCGTATGGGCAAGCGATGATTTGAACTGCCTTGTAATCGGATGCGATCCGAAGGCGGACACCACACGCACATTATATGGGAAAAGAATTCCAACTGTAGTCAACACTTTAAAGGACAATAGAGCTCCTGAAAAGGATGATTTGGTTTTCACAGGTTTTAAAGGAATTCAATGCGTTGAAAGCGGAGGTCCTGAGCCGGGTGTTGGATGTGCAGGACGTGGCGTTATTGTGGCCATGAAAAGGCTTGAAAAGCTTGATATTTTCAATGACGATTTGGATGTTGTCGTTTATGACGTGTTGGGGGACGTTGTCTGCGGAGGATTTTCAGTTCCCTTGCGTGAAAAGTATGCCGATGAGGTGCTTATCGTAACCTCTGGCGAGTACATGTCACTTTATGCGGCAAACAATATTGTTCGGGGCGTCAAGAAGCTTAAGGGAAACTTAAGCGGCATTGTATGCAACTGCAGGAATGTCGAAAGGGAAGAGGAAATAGTCAATGAATTCGCTGAAAAGATAGGAACTCATGTAGTTGGCACAATCCATAGGAGCAATTTAATTCAAGACGCTGAATTAGATGCAAAAACCGTTGTAGAAAAATACCCTGAAAGTGAAGAAGCACAAGAATACAGAGACCTTGCTTCAAGCATTATGTCTAATGAAAACGTCTCAACTCCAGAGCCTATGGATGATGAGGAATTCGAGGAATTTTTCAAATTTTATAGGGATTAA
- the cas1 gene encoding CRISPR-associated endonuclease Cas1: MNILIDGYNKSLHKKDNQIIIKEKENILDAIKASRISSVVIIGKGYITFDALTLMAQNNIKLISFDYFGKLNYILESPDWGNVKLKKLQYQLSENKKGINIAREIIKSKMINQKSTLTTLNKRKRISLVDECRGNISKQINELNSIKLTNNHENVKMKIMGCEGKASHEYWNAIKLLVPQKIGFEKRTKKPTDLLNSMLNYGYAILASEITKSILINGLDPYCGLLHFDMDKRTSLVYDLIEDFRQQIVDKTVINLVNRNRVTTDDLDKRNNSIKLEKRKLIVGKIQEKIHSTINYNGEELTYAEIINNQSNNLVKTIINEEKFRGFRLHW; this comes from the coding sequence ATGAATATTTTAATCGACGGATACAACAAATCCCTCCACAAAAAGGATAATCAAATCATCATCAAGGAAAAGGAAAATATTTTAGATGCTATAAAGGCAAGCAGAATTTCAAGTGTTGTAATAATCGGAAAAGGATACATAACTTTTGACGCATTGACATTAATGGCTCAAAACAACATTAAATTGATTTCTTTTGATTATTTCGGCAAGTTAAATTATATTTTGGAATCTCCCGATTGGGGAAATGTGAAACTTAAAAAACTGCAGTATCAACTAAGTGAAAACAAAAAAGGAATTAATATAGCCCGTGAAATAATCAAATCTAAAATGATTAATCAAAAATCAACATTGACAACATTGAATAAACGAAAAAGGATTTCTCTTGTTGATGAGTGTAGGGGAAATATATCAAAACAGATAAATGAATTGAATTCAATTAAACTAACCAATAATCATGAAAATGTTAAAATGAAGATAATGGGTTGTGAAGGTAAGGCTTCCCATGAATATTGGAATGCTATCAAATTACTAGTTCCTCAAAAAATAGGATTTGAAAAAAGAACAAAAAAACCAACGGATCTGTTAAATTCAATGTTGAATTATGGATATGCGATATTGGCAAGTGAAATAACAAAATCAATTTTAATCAATGGTTTGGACCCATACTGTGGGTTATTGCACTTTGATATGGATAAAAGAACTAGTTTGGTATATGACCTGATTGAAGATTTTCGCCAACAGATTGTTGATAAAACTGTTATCAATCTAGTTAATAGAAATCGAGTGACAACAGATGATTTGGATAAGAGAAATAACTCGATAAAATTGGAGAAGAGAAAATTGATAGTTGGCAAAATACAGGAAAAAATTCACTCCACAATTAATTACAATGGGGAAGAATTAACTTATGCAGAAATCATCAATAATCAATCAAACAATCTGGTAAAAACAATTATAAATGAAGAAAAATTTAGAGGATTTAGATTGCACTGGTGA
- a CDS encoding U32 family peptidase, with the protein MVELLAPAGNFISLRAVLENGADAVYFGLDDYNMRANAKNFSLDDLSEVSKIANEYGAKTYLCTNVILNERLAGELESNLERISASEIDGLILSDIGLIDKTVAHGLEAHISVQENVTNSYTLKTLKKLGAKRAILSRELSLAEITEITEKSPIETEIFIHGAICMAISGRCFLSYGLYGRSANCGDCLQPCRKNWTLTYEEGDDNVINFSDVEDETFLITGSDDASYRTNFFSPKDMCMIEHIPELIESGVASFKIEGRARSPDYGAMVTGVYRQAIDDYENDSLNYEVKSEWMDELSSVFNRGFDTNFYFSTPFERSEDNQSKYIKKDIGQVVNYYSKVKAAEIRIWDDLALGDLIMIQGRTTGSITHTIDSMQIEGESVSEVSRGCNVAIAIDEKVRQNDFVYKLVERNNDD; encoded by the coding sequence ATGGTAGAACTATTAGCTCCTGCAGGAAATTTCATTTCACTGCGTGCAGTTTTGGAAAACGGTGCAGATGCAGTCTATTTTGGCCTTGATGACTATAACATGAGGGCCAATGCAAAAAACTTTTCACTGGATGACTTATCCGAAGTATCCAAAATCGCCAACGAATATGGGGCTAAAACCTATTTATGCACAAATGTAATCCTAAACGAAAGGTTGGCCGGTGAGCTTGAAAGCAATCTGGAGAGGATTTCCGCATCTGAAATTGATGGGCTAATTTTATCGGACATCGGATTGATTGATAAAACCGTTGCACATGGGCTTGAAGCCCACATCAGCGTTCAGGAAAACGTTACTAATTCTTATACCCTTAAGACCCTGAAGAAACTGGGTGCAAAAAGGGCAATTCTTTCCCGCGAACTTTCACTGGCAGAAATCACTGAAATCACTGAAAAATCCCCGATTGAAACGGAGATATTCATTCATGGAGCGATATGCATGGCGATTTCAGGGCGCTGCTTTTTAAGCTATGGGCTTTATGGCCGAAGCGCCAATTGCGGAGATTGCCTGCAGCCCTGCCGCAAGAACTGGACATTGACATATGAAGAGGGGGATGACAATGTCATCAATTTCTCGGATGTTGAGGATGAGACATTCCTAATCACCGGAAGCGATGATGCAAGCTACAGGACAAACTTCTTTTCTCCAAAGGACATGTGCATGATAGAGCACATTCCTGAACTCATCGAAAGCGGTGTAGCATCATTTAAGATAGAGGGAAGGGCGCGAAGTCCGGATTATGGAGCTATGGTGACCGGCGTGTACAGGCAGGCAATTGACGATTATGAGAATGACTCCTTGAATTATGAGGTTAAAAGTGAATGGATGGATGAGCTTTCAAGTGTATTCAACCGTGGATTCGACACTAACTTTTACTTTTCAACTCCATTTGAGAGAAGCGAAGACAATCAGTCCAAATACATCAAAAAGGATATAGGTCAGGTTGTAAACTACTACAGTAAGGTGAAGGCCGCAGAAATAAGGATATGGGATGATTTGGCTTTGGGAGATCTGATAATGATTCAGGGCCGGACCACAGGATCCATTACCCACACAATCGATTCGATGCAGATTGAAGGGGAAAGCGTCAGTGAGGTTTCAAGAGGTTGCAATGTGGCGATAGCCATTGATGAGAAAGTAAGGCAAAACGATTTCGTCTATAAGCTGGTTGAGAGGAATAATGATGATTAA
- a CDS encoding MFS transporter, which translates to MNANVNDEKIFTKPFFLVFGALLFSALVMYALMSTVTEYATALGSSATIAGLVSGLYIFGGLCSRIYSGNALEKVGWKKIALVFMSIHFLSCLLYFVVSDVTLLLAVRFIHGIGFGATANAIVTIASDVLPKKRFGEAFGYFMLGTTIAVGLGPYISGFLYDCVGPYGCFGAASVFSALALIFIYFVDVSAHDPGNNPEKVKKEDDGYSGIEKVFEIKAIPVSLFTALTSLGYVSILSFYRLYAVEVNLTTAFSWFFIIYSVVLVLSRPIAGKIQDRHGDRIICFTGIIAQSVGLFLIAVYPSTLTVIVCAVCAALGFGTLNSACTTIVTRNSSEHRRSYAVSTFFIFCDATMGFGPALLGSFVSATSGYAPVYLISSFITILALPIAVYALRKGN; encoded by the coding sequence ATGAATGCCAATGTGAACGATGAAAAGATTTTTACGAAGCCATTCTTTCTGGTCTTTGGGGCGCTGCTGTTTTCAGCTTTGGTGATGTATGCTTTAATGTCAACTGTAACAGAGTATGCCACAGCTCTAGGATCATCAGCCACCATTGCCGGGCTAGTGTCTGGATTGTATATTTTCGGAGGGCTTTGCTCCAGAATCTATTCCGGAAATGCCTTGGAAAAAGTCGGCTGGAAAAAGATAGCTTTGGTATTCATGAGCATTCATTTTCTATCATGTCTTTTGTATTTTGTAGTCAGTGACGTGACCTTGCTTTTGGCGGTTCGATTCATTCACGGAATCGGTTTTGGAGCAACGGCCAATGCGATAGTTACAATAGCCTCTGACGTGCTTCCAAAAAAGCGTTTCGGAGAGGCTTTCGGCTATTTCATGCTTGGAACCACAATAGCTGTGGGACTCGGCCCATATATCAGTGGATTTCTATATGACTGCGTTGGCCCATACGGCTGTTTTGGAGCTGCAAGTGTCTTTTCTGCACTTGCACTGATTTTTATTTATTTTGTCGATGTGAGTGCACACGACCCTGGAAACAATCCTGAGAAGGTTAAAAAAGAGGATGATGGCTATAGTGGAATTGAAAAGGTCTTTGAAATTAAGGCAATTCCAGTATCCCTTTTCACCGCACTGACAAGTCTCGGTTACGTTTCAATCCTCTCATTTTACAGGCTCTATGCCGTTGAGGTTAACCTGACAACTGCATTTTCATGGTTCTTCATAATCTATTCGGTTGTCCTGGTCCTGTCAAGGCCGATAGCAGGCAAGATTCAGGATAGGCATGGGGATAGAATAATCTGCTTTACAGGCATCATAGCACAGTCAGTAGGTTTGTTTTTGATTGCAGTATATCCTTCAACATTGACGGTCATTGTATGTGCAGTCTGTGCTGCCTTAGGATTCGGAACACTTAATTCGGCATGCACAACAATTGTTACAAGAAACAGTTCCGAACATCGCCGCTCCTATGCGGTATCCACATTTTTCATATTCTGTGATGCGACAATGGGCTTCGGTCCGGCACTGCTTGGAAGCTTTGTTTCTGCAACCAGCGGATATGCTCCCGTTTATTTAATATCCTCATTCATCACAATATTGGCCCTTCCAATAGCAGTGTATGCATTAAGGAAGGGAAATTAA
- the purF gene encoding amidophosphoribosyltransferase, whose product MQGDIEDKCGIVGIHSIDESKNVASFVYYCLYALQHRGQESAGIATFNPEKGLNHYCGMGLITDVFRDYDIHSLTGNRAIGHVRYSTTGQSKLENSQPFVTDFGDGFIAMAHNGDIVNSQELKNELIDEGFYFKSDCDSEVICYLLKKEHYDNDKDVLAAIEAVCKKLVGSYALTILVDGELYAVRDPMGIKPLAIAKKDDEYILASETVAFDVINAEYIRDVVPGEVVYFKNDEINSHMLESAGKCKLSHCMFEYVYFARPDSTIDGINVYETRMNIGRQLHELYPIDADLVIPVPDSSIPAAVGYSRASGIPYGEGLIKNRYVGRTFIMPTQEERELAVRVKLNPIKDAIKGKKIVLIDDSIVRGTTSKQLLDLVKEAGPAEIHFLVGCPPVVAPCFYGVAMATKKELIAANYSPDEIRKQLDIDSLGYITLPALVKAIGMPEENLCLGCLNEEYPTEIPEGLEAETYYKP is encoded by the coding sequence ATGCAAGGAGATATAGAAGACAAGTGCGGTATAGTTGGAATTCACTCTATTGATGAATCTAAAAATGTTGCATCCTTTGTTTATTATTGTTTATATGCTTTACAACATAGGGGCCAGGAATCAGCAGGAATAGCTACTTTTAATCCAGAAAAAGGTTTGAATCATTACTGTGGTATGGGTTTAATAACCGATGTATTTAGGGATTATGATATCCATAGCTTAACAGGAAACAGAGCAATCGGCCATGTAAGATATTCAACAACTGGTCAATCAAAACTGGAAAATTCACAGCCTTTTGTAACTGATTTCGGTGATGGATTTATTGCAATGGCCCATAATGGTGATATCGTTAATTCTCAAGAGTTAAAAAATGAACTCATCGATGAAGGTTTTTATTTCAAATCCGATTGTGATTCTGAAGTGATATGTTACCTTCTTAAAAAAGAGCATTACGATAACGATAAGGACGTTTTAGCAGCCATTGAAGCAGTATGCAAAAAGCTTGTGGGGTCATATGCATTGACAATTCTGGTCGATGGAGAATTGTATGCAGTAAGGGATCCTATGGGAATCAAGCCTCTTGCCATTGCAAAAAAAGACGATGAATATATTTTGGCTTCTGAAACCGTAGCCTTTGATGTAATCAATGCTGAATACATTAGAGATGTTGTGCCTGGAGAGGTAGTTTACTTTAAAAACGATGAAATCAACTCACACATGTTGGAAAGCGCAGGAAAATGCAAGCTTTCACACTGCATGTTTGAATACGTGTACTTTGCAAGACCCGACAGTACCATTGACGGCATCAATGTTTATGAGACTAGGATGAATATCGGCCGTCAATTGCATGAATTGTATCCAATTGATGCTGATTTGGTAATTCCAGTTCCCGATTCATCAATCCCTGCAGCTGTCGGTTATTCAAGAGCTTCCGGAATTCCATATGGTGAAGGATTAATCAAAAACAGATATGTCGGAAGAACATTCATCATGCCGACCCAGGAAGAGAGGGAACTTGCGGTAAGAGTCAAGTTGAACCCTATAAAAGATGCAATTAAAGGCAAAAAGATTGTATTAATCGATGACAGTATTGTAAGGGGAACCACTTCCAAACAGCTGCTTGACCTAGTAAAGGAAGCGGGGCCTGCTGAGATTCACTTTTTAGTAGGCTGCCCTCCTGTTGTTGCACCATGTTTCTATGGAGTGGCTATGGCAACCAAAAAAGAATTGATTGCAGCCAATTATTCTCCTGATGAAATCAGAAAACAGCTTGACATTGACTCTTTGGGATACATTACACTTCCTGCTTTAGTCAAAGCTATCGGAATGCCTGAAGAGAACTTATGTCTGGGATGTCTGAATGAAGAGTATCCTACAGAAATTCCTGAAGGTCTTGAAGCTGAAACCTACTACAAACCTTAG
- the galE gene encoding UDP-glucose 4-epimerase GalE: MILVTGGAGYIGAHTNKALHNAGYDTVVVDNLCKGYENFVKWGEFENYDFGSADIREVFEKYDVDGVIHFAAFSSVAESVELPQKYFKNNYKNTLNLLKVMREFGVDKFILSSTAAVYGNPEKIPITEDTDLKPINPYGHSKFITEKALQREAEKGDFNYVSLRYFNAAGCDFDGEIGELHDPETHLIPLVLDAAIGKRDSISIFGDDYDTPDGTCIRDYIHVNDLADAHIKAYEYLCKEKESNIFNLGNGEGYSVREVIDMCKKVTKRDFEVKIDKRREGDPAILIADSTKIKDELGWTPQYDLEQIVESAWNWHEKINVI; encoded by the coding sequence ATGATTTTGGTTACTGGTGGAGCAGGATATATCGGAGCCCATACCAATAAGGCTCTCCATAATGCAGGTTACGATACCGTTGTTGTAGATAACCTTTGCAAGGGTTATGAGAATTTCGTCAAATGGGGGGAATTTGAAAACTATGACTTCGGCAGCGCTGACATTAGGGAGGTTTTTGAAAAGTATGACGTCGATGGCGTGATACACTTCGCTGCATTTTCATCCGTAGCCGAATCCGTTGAACTTCCTCAAAAATACTTCAAGAATAACTATAAAAACACATTGAATCTCCTAAAGGTTATGAGAGAATTTGGTGTGGATAAATTTATTCTTTCTTCAACTGCCGCCGTTTATGGAAACCCTGAAAAGATTCCAATTACTGAAGATACTGACTTAAAACCAATCAACCCTTACGGACACTCCAAATTCATCACCGAAAAGGCTTTACAAAGGGAAGCCGAAAAAGGTGATTTCAATTATGTATCTTTGAGATATTTCAATGCGGCAGGCTGTGATTTTGATGGTGAGATAGGGGAATTGCATGACCCTGAAACTCACTTGATACCTTTAGTTTTAGATGCGGCCATCGGAAAAAGGGACAGCATTTCTATTTTTGGTGATGATTACGACACTCCCGATGGGACATGCATTCGCGATTACATTCATGTAAACGACCTTGCGGATGCGCATATCAAGGCATATGAATATCTATGCAAAGAAAAAGAATCAAACATATTCAATTTGGGAAACGGTGAAGGATATTCCGTTCGTGAAGTCATTGACATGTGCAAGAAGGTCACTAAGCGTGATTTTGAAGTAAAAATAGATAAGCGTCGTGAAGGCGATCCTGCAATACTGATAGCTGATTCAACTAAAATTAAAGATGAATTGGGTTGGACTCCACAATATGATCTGGAGCAGATTGTAGAGTCTGCCTGGAATTGGCATGAAAAAATAAATGTAATTTAG
- the cas2 gene encoding CRISPR-associated endonuclease Cas2 encodes MYYRHFGLRKIQSNAYIGKLDNLELDDLKNQIKLVIRQKDSVLIFPLCEKCYSKKENLGRKIKFQEDFYRVF; translated from the coding sequence ATGTATTATAGACATTTTGGACTTAGAAAAATTCAAAGCAATGCATATATTGGAAAACTGGATAATCTAGAATTAGATGATTTAAAAAATCAGATTAAATTGGTCATCCGCCAAAAGGACAGTGTACTAATTTTTCCATTATGTGAAAAGTGCTATTCAAAAAAGGAGAATCTCGGACGAAAAATTAAATTCCAGGAAGATTTCTATAGGGTGTTCTAA